The DNA region GCGGCCCACCTGGTACCCGCTCTGCGCGATGGGCACGGGACTGCTGGTCACCGCGGGGGCCGGGCTCGCCCTGACCGGGCCGTTCGGTGTGGACGGCATCGCGGCCGCCAACGCCCTCGGTATCAGCACCGCCGCGGTGTTCATGCTCCTCGGGCTCGGCTCGCGCGCGGTTCCCGTCCGGGTCCGCGCCGTCGCGCTCTCCCTCGCCCGGCCCGCGCTCGCGGCGGCCGCGGCCGGTGCCGCCGGCCGGCTGGCCGCACCGGTGGTGCCGGGGCCCGCCGTGTTCTCCCTGGCGGCCGGCTGCCTGCTCGTACCCGCCGTGTTCCACCTCACCGCACGCGCGCTCGGGGCTCCCGAGGCCGTCCACCTGCCAGCACTCGTCCGACAGAGGTTCACCCATGGCCGCTGACACATCGCCACCCCGCACCCGGACACGTCTCCCGCACGCCCCGCCGTGGATCCTCACCTACCACTCGGTGAGCGACCCGGCCCACGACCCGTACGGCATCACCGTCTCCGCCGACCGTCTGGACGAGCAGCTGAGCTGGCTGCGCCGCCGGGGCCTGGCCGGGGTCGGTGTCACCTCGCTGCTGCGCGCGGACCCGTCCGAACGACGCGCCCTGGTAGGGCTGACCTTCGACGACGGATACGCCGACTTCGTCGGGGAGGCGCTCCCGGTACTCCTCGAACACGGCTGCACCGCGACCGTGTTCGTCCTGCCCGGCCGCCTCGGCGGCAGCAACGACTGGGACCCGCTGGGACCGCGCCGGCCGCTGCTCACCGAGGAGGACATCCGGACCGTCGCGGCGGCGGGCATGGAGATCGGCTCGCACGGTATGCGCCATCTCGACCTGACGGACCTCTCCGACGCCGCCCTGCGCCGTGAGACGCACGGCAGCCGGGAGGCAGTCGGCCGAATCACCGGAGGCCTTCCGGCCGGCTTCTGCTACCCGTACGGCAGGGCCGACGCACGGGTGCTGGCCTCGGTGCGGGAGGCCGGGTACGCCTTCGGCTGCGCCCTGGACCCCGGCCCGCTGCGCGGACCACTCGCCCTGCCGCGTACCCATGTCAGCCACGCCGACCGATCCGCCCGCCTCCGTGCGAAGTCGGTACGCCACCGGCTGAGGCACCGGTCGGCGGACGTCCCAGGGAGGCACGGGTGAAGGTGCTGCACGTGATCACCGGCCTCGGTGTCGGCGGGGCCGAGCAGCAGCTGCGGCTGCTGCTGCGTCACCTGCCCGCCCGCTGCGACGTCGTCACGCTCACCAACCCGGGCGCGGTCGCCGAGGGGCTTCGCTCGGACGGGGTGCGGGTGCGGCACCTCGGCATGCGGGGCAACCGGGACGTGACCGCCGTACCGAGGCTCGCCCGGCTCGTGCGGGACGGCGGGTACGACCTCGTCCACACGCACCTGTACCGGGCGTGCGTCTACGGGCGGATCGCGGCCGGACTCGCCGGGACCGCCTCGGTGGCGACGGAGCACTCACTGGGCCGCGAGGAGATCGAGGGACGCCCCCTCACCCGGGGGACCCGCGCCCTCTATCTGCGGACCGAGCGGCTGGGGTCGGCGACGGTCGCCGTCTCCGACACCGTCGCGGGACGGCTGCGCGACTGGGGGGTGCCGGCCGCACGGATCCATACGGTGCCCAACGGCGTCGACGCGGCGGCGTTCCGTTTCGACGGCGGGCGGCGGCGTGCGGTCCGGGCGCGGCTCGGCCTGCCCGGGGACGCGTTCGTGGTGGGCGGTGTGGGCCGTCTGGTGCCCGGCAAACGCTTCGACGTGACGCTGCGGGCCGTCGCGGCGCTCCCCGGGGCCTGGCTCCTGCTGGCCGGCGACGGTCCGCAGGCCGGTCCGCTGCGCGCCCTCGCCGGCCGGCTGGGGGTCGCGGACCGGGTCCGCTTCGCCGGGGAGTGCGGTGTGGACGGCGCGCCTGACGTCCCCGCGGTACTCGGGGCGATGGATGTCTTCGTCTCGGCGTCCCGGGAGGAGTCCTTCGGCCTCGCCGTCGTCGAGGCACTGTCCGCGGGGCTGCCCGTCGTGCACGGCCCGTGTCCCGCCGTCGACGACCTGCCGGCCGGTCAGGTACCGGACGGGGCCACCCGTCTGCGGTCGCGGGCCGACCCCACCGCCGAACTGGCGGCCGTGCTGCGGCGCCACAGGACGCTCGGCCCGCGCAGGCTGCCGGTGCCCCGGGCGGTGGAGCGCTACGACATCCGGCTCAGCGGCCGGCGCCTCATGGGCGTGTACGCCCATGCCCTCGGCTCCCCCGCACCCGTCCCGGCCCCGAAGTCCCCGACCCCCTCTACCCGGAGAGCACACTGATGACCGAGTCCCCCGACCAGCAGCCCTCCCCCGGACGGCTGCGCAGGTTCCGCACCGCCCTCGTACGGCCCAGCTGGTGGCCGCTGCCCGCATGCGTCCTGCTCGGAACGGCCTGCGGGCTCGGTCACGGGCTGCTCGCCACACCCCAGTACGCCGCGACCGGGTACGCCGTGGTGACGGCGGACAAGGGCATCGACCCCGCGGCCGCCCTGGGGTACGCCCAGTC from Streptomyces sp. NBC_01754 includes:
- a CDS encoding polysaccharide deacetylase family protein, with protein sequence MAADTSPPRTRTRLPHAPPWILTYHSVSDPAHDPYGITVSADRLDEQLSWLRRRGLAGVGVTSLLRADPSERRALVGLTFDDGYADFVGEALPVLLEHGCTATVFVLPGRLGGSNDWDPLGPRRPLLTEEDIRTVAAAGMEIGSHGMRHLDLTDLSDAALRRETHGSREAVGRITGGLPAGFCYPYGRADARVLASVREAGYAFGCALDPGPLRGPLALPRTHVSHADRSARLRAKSVRHRLRHRSADVPGRHG
- a CDS encoding glycosyltransferase gives rise to the protein MKVLHVITGLGVGGAEQQLRLLLRHLPARCDVVTLTNPGAVAEGLRSDGVRVRHLGMRGNRDVTAVPRLARLVRDGGYDLVHTHLYRACVYGRIAAGLAGTASVATEHSLGREEIEGRPLTRGTRALYLRTERLGSATVAVSDTVAGRLRDWGVPAARIHTVPNGVDAAAFRFDGGRRRAVRARLGLPGDAFVVGGVGRLVPGKRFDVTLRAVAALPGAWLLLAGDGPQAGPLRALAGRLGVADRVRFAGECGVDGAPDVPAVLGAMDVFVSASREESFGLAVVEALSAGLPVVHGPCPAVDDLPAGQVPDGATRLRSRADPTAELAAVLRRHRTLGPRRLPVPRAVERYDIRLSGRRLMGVYAHALGSPAPVPAPKSPTPSTRRAH